A window of Rhinatrema bivittatum chromosome 2, aRhiBiv1.1, whole genome shotgun sequence contains these coding sequences:
- the GPR141 gene encoding probable G-protein coupled receptor 141, whose translation MSDNMTNSTNCPEEKIISGILVAMYSIIFIGGVIGVIVMSFTLFKSNTRSVTTTAVINLIMVHGVFLLTIPFRIMYFVKNEWILGDPFCKIVSAMIHVHMYLSLLFYMITLVIRYLIYFKQKDKFEFYRKLHAVAASAAVWAVVVVVIFPLFFGQYGTSNTYNTSKCFHFQGEFNKLGVIILNYIVIALVFVMVCAFLCLQVCIIVGVVRKLQGPILAHQEFSAQMKSLFFVMVMVVCYLPYHMFRIYYLNHLSDCKIVMYNEICLSITAISCFDMLSFMVRSNYLKQWSVCTALRK comes from the coding sequence ATGTCTGACAATATGACAAATAGCACTAATTGTCCAGAGGAGAAAATCATATCTGGCATCCTTGTTGCAATGTACTCAATCATTTTCATTGGAGGTGTGATCGGAGTCATTGTGATGTCTTTTACTCTGTTCAAAAGCAACACACGCTCAGTGACCACAACTGCTGTTATAAATCTGATAATGGTGCATGGTGTCTTCCTCCTGACCATACCATTCCGCATCATGTACTTTGTCAAGAATGAGTGGATTCTGGGGGATCCCTTTTGCAAGATTGTAAGTGCCATGATCCATGTCCATATGTACCTCTCACTCCTATTCTATATGATCACCCTGGTGATCAGATATCTCATTTACTTCAAACAAAAGGACAAATTTGAGTTCTACAGGAAGCTGCATGCTGTAGCTGCCAGTGCAGCAGTTTGGGCTGTGGTGGTAGTCGTAATTTTCCCACTATTTTTTGGTCAGTATGGTACCTCTAACACCTATAACACAAGcaaatgttttcattttcaggGAGAATTCAACAAGCTGGGTGTAATAATACTGAACTACATTGTCATAGCTTTGGTATTTGTGATGGTGTGCGCATTCTTGTGCTTGCAAGTCTGCATTATTGTAGGAGTTGTAAGAAAGCTGCAAGGCCCCATTCTTGCTCACCAAGAGTTTTCAGCCCAGATGAAGAGTTTGTTCTTTGTAATGGTCATGGTTGTCTGCTATTTACCATACCACATGTTTCGGATTTATTACTTAAACCATTTGAGTGACTGCAAAATTGTCATGTACAATGAAATTTGTCTGAGTATAACTGCCATCAGCTGCTTTGATATGTTGTCATTTATGGTAAGAAGCAATTACCTCAAACAGTGGTCTGTGTGTACAGCGCTGAGAAAATAG